The stretch of DNA AACAAGAAACAAGATCAACATGGAGGAAATCCCGATGAACCAAGCAGAAGCCAGGCAGGGGCTTACCCGCCGCCAGCTTCTGTCGCGCAGCGTCGCGGCAGGAGCTACCTTCGTCGTCGGATCCGGCTGGGTTGCCGGGTCCAGCGGCGCATGGGCCATGGAAGTCACCGCGCTCAAGCCCGAGACGATGGCGACCCTGATCCAGATGGCGCGCGACATCTATCCGCACGACCATGTCGCGGACGAGTACTATGCCGTGGCCGTGAAGGGCTATGACACCGCCGACGCAGCACCGGGCGTCGAGGCGGGCATCGCCGCGCTGGACGCCGCCGCCCAGGGCAAGGGCTTTGCCAGCTATCTCGATGCCGGCTGGGAACGGGACCGCGTCGACATCCTGCGCGGAATGGAAGCCAGTCCCTTCTTCCAGCAGATCCGCGGCGGTCTGGTGACAGGGCTCTACAACCAGAAGGCGGTCTGGCCGCTGTTCGGCTACGAGGGCGAAAGCTACTCGCTGGGCGGCTACATCGACCGCGGCTTCGACGACATCAACTGGCTCTGAGCCATAGGGAGGGAAATAGCTATGGCTGCACCATTTGATCTGAACGACGACAGCGTCGTCGTCATCATCGGAACCGGCGCCGGCGGCGGTGTGCTGGCGAACGAACTCGCCCAGAAGGGCGTCAGCGTCGTCGCGCTGGAGGCTGGCGGGCGCTACCTGCCCGAGGACTACGTCAACGACGAGTGGGAAAGCTTCGGCCAGCTGGCCTGGACCGACCCGCGCACGACCTCGGGCGACTGGCGCGTGGCAAAGGACTTCTCGGGTCTGCCGGCCTGGATCGTCAAGGCGGTCGGCGGCACCACGACGCACTGGGCCGGCGCGTCGATCCGCTTCCAGGAACATGAGTGGAAGGCCAGGACCAACTATGGCGACGTGCAGGGCGCAAGCCTTCTGGACTGGCCGATCGACGCCGCCGAGATGGACCCGTGGTACGACCTGGCCGAGAAGAAGCTGGGTGTGACCCGCACCAACGGCCATGCCGGTCTGCCGGGCAACAACAACTACAAGGTGTTCGAGAAGGGCGCCCTGGCGCTGGGCTACAAGGAAGTTCACACCGGCCGGATGGCGATCAACTCCGACTGGAACGACGACC from Halovulum dunhuangense encodes:
- a CDS encoding Twin-arginine translocation pathway signal, which gives rise to MNQAEARQGLTRRQLLSRSVAAGATFVVGSGWVAGSSGAWAMEVTALKPETMATLIQMARDIYPHDHVADEYYAVAVKGYDTADAAPGVEAGIAALDAAAQGKGFASYLDAGWERDRVDILRGMEASPFFQQIRGGLVTGLYNQKAVWPLFGYEGESYSLGGYIDRGFDDINWL